A segment of the Longimicrobium sp. genome:
AAGCCCGGCCCCGATCTCCGGGTTCTCGCCGGCGTCCGCGGCGAGCGATACTCCTTCGCGAGCCCCACGCGATCCTGGATCGGCGCGGACTCCACCTTCGGAATGCTGCCGATTCCCGCGGACTCGCGCTGGCGGATGAGTCCGCGCGCCGGGTTCACGTGGTACCGGTCCGGGCCGACGTCGACCTTCAGCGTTCTCGGGGGCACGGGGCTCTTCCGGGGCGGGGCGCCCACACGCCTGCTCGCGGCTCTGCTGGGAGGCGAAAGCGGCCGGACAGCGAACCTCTTCTGCGTAGGATCGGCCGTGCCCGCGCCGCACTGGGAGGAGTACATCGAGAATCCGGCGGCCATTCCCACCGAGTGCGCAGGCGGTGCCGCGGGATCGCCCTCCCCGGCGATGGTGAGCGTTACCGGCTTCTCCGCCGACTATTCGCCGCCCAAGGTCTGGCACTCCTCGCTGGGTGCGACCTGGCTGCACCGGCCGTCGGGGTTCGGGGCCGAACTGCGTTTCGGCTACGCTCGCGGGCGTGCCGTCGCGCTCGCGACCGATCGCAACCTCGCTTCTGAGCCCGTGTTCTTTCTGGACACGGAGCGGGGGCGTCCGGTGTTCGTTGCGCCCGTCTCGATCGACCCGGCTTCTGGCCAGCTCTCGCCCGAGAGTTCGCGGCGCGACCCGCGCTTCGGCGTGGTGCGCGAGGTGAACGGCCGCGGCGCGTCAACCTCCCGCACCCTTGGCCTGGTGCTGCACCGGCTCACGGGGCGCGGTTTGACGGAACTGCACTACACCCTCACCTGGGCGCGCGACCAGAGCACCGGGTTTGCGGGCCCCGCCGGCGGCTGGGCCACCACCGCGGCCGATCCTCGCATGGCGGAGTGGGCCGCGAGCGACTTCGAGCAGCGGCACGCGGTTCAGCTGTCGATGGTGCGGTACCTCCGGAGATGGGCGACCGGAACCGTGGTCTGGCGGTTCCTGTCGGGGACGCCCTTTACGCCCGTCGTCGACGGAGACATCAACGGCGACGGGCTGGCGAACGACAGGGCCTTCGTCTTCGATGCCGGCGCCGGCGATCCCCGGCTGTCGGCGGACATGGCCGCCCTGCTGGACCGGGTCCCCACGGCGACCCGTTCCTGCCTGCAGCGGCAGGCGGGCAGGATCGCGGCGAGGAACAGCTGCCGCACTCCGTGGAATTCGTTCCTCGATCTGCAGCTGAACCTCTTTCCGGGCGGGCCCCGGAACAAGCGGGTGGTGCTCAACGTGTCGGGGGAGAACGTGTCATCGGCGCTGGATCATCTCTTCCATGGGCCGAGGGGCCTGCGCGGCTGGGGGCAGTACCCGTCGGCGGATCCGGTCCTGCTCCGCTCGGTAAGATTCGACGCGGAGAAGCGGGAGTTCCGCTACCAGGTGAACCCCGGCTTCGGCCCCGACGCGGGGCGCTGGCGGGGCGTGCCGTTCTCCCTGCGCATCCAGGCGCGGGTGATGGTGGGAGCAGATCCCGCCACGCAGGCGCTGGTGGCGCAGGCGGTGTTGAACCAGGACCGGACCGACCCCGACGTGTTGCGGGCCGACATGCTGCGGTCGTGGCGGATCGTGCCCGCCGACGTGCTCCAGCACGATCTCACGCATGCCCTTGGGCTCGCTCCCGCGCAGATTGCCGCGCTCCGGGCGGCGGCGGACACGGTGCGGGCGGAGTCCGAGCGGATCGCCGGGGCGCTGGCCGAGGGGGTTCTGGACCTCGGCGGCTCGGACGCGGCACGCGTGCGGTCCGCCGCGGAGCGCCAGCGCGAACTGCTCCGTGAGGCACAGGGCGTTCTGGACCGGGGCCTCACCACCACGTGCTCGATTCTCACACCGGAGCAGTGGTCGCGGCTTCCGCGCCGGCTCCGGGCGGAAGTTCGCGCGACATTGCCCATGTCCGCTCACTCGGGAGTAAAGCTGCTGCCGGATTTTTGAACCGGGCCGGCTCCGGACGCTCCGGCCCGGTGAGATCGGGAAGTTGCAGAACTTGACGTACGAGACTCACCCGCGGTCGCCGCTGGGCTGGACGGCGGTTCCGCCTCACCATCTACAAGGGTCTGGAGAGTGCGCGATCGGAAGATCTGCGGCAAGTCGAGCAGGTCGACGCGCAACTCGGCGTGCCATAGCGATCCACTCAATGCCGACCGTCTCGGTGATTGTCGGCGGAACCCGCCAGCGGCAGGCTGCGACCGGGGAGGTGGTATGCCCAGCGACTCAGGTTCGCCGCTCCTTCTCGACTTTCGGCGCGGAATGCTGCGTCGGGTGCCCCCAATAACTGTCCCTTCTTCAGCTACGGCCTGTGGCAGAGTCCATCAGGGCGTGCAGGTACCGGCCTCCATGCAGATTCCCGTTCGGATGACCTCGTCCCGTACTCGAAGCCGGCCGATCTCGAAGGCCGCGATGTTGGCGAGCAGGGTGTGAAGGTTCTCCGTCGCGGCACCCGCGGGCGTGAACAGCCGCAGATCGGCGCGGATGTCGTCGCTGATCCCGCGGGCAACCTGGGCCGCATACGTCGCTGTCGGGTTCTTGCCGTGTCGGCAGCTTCCATCCGGCCGCCGGTTCCGCTCACCTCCCACGCAATCGTCCGGTGGAGCATACACAGACATGATATCCCAGGCGGTTTTCCTGCCGCGCTTGGTGTACGCGGTGCGCAGGTTGCGGGCTGCCGCGCGTGCGCCGTAAACACCGCTGCGGAAGGCAGCGTGTCCATCATCATCCACACCCAGGCCGCCGTCCCAACCCGCCGTTCCGTTCGCCCCTACGCCCTTCAGGCACCAGTAGTTGTTCAGCTTCATACACCGGCTGCCCCGGGCCGCGAGCTCAGCCTCGGTGACGTGCACGTTCTTGAGTGCTTCCGCTCTCCAGTTCGATACCTCGTAAGTAGAGGTAGAGAATGTAGGTTCCTGCGGCCTGCTTGAACCTGCCACCGCCGCCGCGGCGGTTCCACAGACCACGGTACCCAAGACGGCACTGACTAGCGCGTTCATGGAATCCTCCTTCGCTCCAGATCAGGGACGGTCATGGAATCGCAACGCTGCTAGGGCGGTCCTGCGGCATGGCCGGTCCCCGCGGGATGGTCGAAACCAGCTGGCTGCGCGGCCGGCAGGCGGGCGTTCTTCTCCGGAACGAAGAAGCTCATCCCGCTTAACACCGCCCGAGAATACCTCTACGATAGATGGACCGGGCACTACGATTTCCGGGTGAAATGGCTTGGTTCTGCTCTCCGAGCAGGACTACCGTGATCCTAGGCTCAGGTCAGATGAAATATCTCGTAGCTTGCCCGCATTTCGCACAACTCCGGACCAACGCTCCCCCGGCCGTTGGTTTGCCAAGCGGAACGCGGTCCTGGGTAATCGGCCCGGCCTGAACACAATCCCAGCCGAGCGCCACGTTCCCGCTACGGTGCCCCCGGTCTGTTGCACACTGTGCAGTCTGGCAGTGCACGGCGATGCCTAAGGGATCGTACTCCGCTTTGCTCAGGAAATCGAGGGGAGCGGTGTTCAGCCGGGTAAAACGCACGTTTGAACCGTTTCCCGGTGCGGGATGGGTGCTTCCCCACCCACTTGCCTCGTAAGCTGCGATGGCGTCCGGGCTCGGGTGACCGTACGGATGCTCACCTGCCTTCGAATCAGTCAGGCGGGTGCCATAAGAGTAGACGATGTGCTCACAATTCGGTGCGCCGGGACGCGGAATATGAGCTTGAGCGCCCTCCTGCAGCCACGTATGCGCTCCATGATGTGCTGCCGCTTGCCCAATCACGACCAAGCCCGGAGGAACCTCTGGATGATGCTGCAGGCCGGCGTCACCCGGCAACAGGACGAACCTGTCATCCTCACAGACGGCCGGAGCATTGGACATGGAGGACACAGGTGCCGGCCGCGCGTCGCTCAACGGCCACCCGGGGCGAACCGGACTCTCGAACTCCCAGTATGCTCCGAGGTCAGCGCCCCACACCGGCAGCCACGTTGCGGGATCGCTCTTGGGATTGCGGAGAACCGGATCGAAGGCGTCGGCTTGTATGGGAGCTGTTCGTGGATCCCACAGCGAGCGCGGTGTGGGTGAGAGCGCGACCGTCCCGTCCGGCCCGAAATCCATAATCAGCCCCCCGTTCGCGACGAAGTCGGCTGGTGAAATGGCCCACCCCGCACCCCCCCAGGACGGCACATAGACGCTGCCATTCCGTCGGCGCGCCCCCGCGGCACCGACGTAGCGGGCTTTCACGTCGTTCACCAGAACTGCCTTCGCCCCGGTTTCCGGCGCAGAGGCTGGGTCCGGGAAAGCATCGTTCGGCTCGACGACGATATCCGTCGGCTTGAACGGCTTGGAAATGCCCGGGCCGATGGGCTCTCCCCGCAATCCAGACGGTCGGACCAAAGGTCCACGATGACATTGCTCCACAACTGCGAACGATGCCGGCGCGGCCCTCGCGGGCCACTCGGAAGGTGCGCGAGACGACCCTCTCGAATCCACACACCCGTCCCCGGCACGAACGTACGTCACCAGCCCATCGTCGTTAGGAGCTGAACCGGTCGCGCGAACGATGAAGCCAAAATCCGTATGAACAAGGCCCATACGGGCCTGCTCCCACAGGTATAGTTCCCCCCCCGTTGGCACTCTCGCGCAGGAGGTTGATGTATACTTCGCGCATGCTTGCGCTCCCGATGACCTGTTGAGGAGCGATCCAGCGGCGGCGGAATGCCTCCCGAACGTATCTGGCCATCGAAAGATGGTCGTAATCCCAATGGCTCAGAACTATCAGCGGGTCTGAGCATACGCAGGGATACGGGGTTCCAGCCGGGTACGTGTTGCGGTTCCAGGCCAGGGGATATCCGAAATCCACGTAGGCAGCCACAGTGCCGGCGTCGTTCCATACGGAGATCGTGTTCGCCGAACCGACCGCATGCGCGCCCACGAAGCGCTGATACGTGGGCACAGGCGTCTGTCCCGGGCGCGGACGTGATGCTGCGGTGGCCGATGGGAGCGGCGCCGGTGCCGCTGGCTGAGCCATGCCGTGAACGCCACCTCTACCGACCCGGACGACCACCTCCGTTTCTACTTCCACCACCTTCGTAGAGTACTTCCGCCACTTGTGGATTTCTTCTACAGGACGCTGAATCGGGGACGTCACGGTCCCGACATGCACGTATGCAGGCGTTTCACCCGGAGGCGTATGTGGCGGAGCACCGGGATCTTCCTCGTTCGTGGCCTCCACCTGCGGGAAATGGAGGGCGCTTAGAATCGGCCCAAGGCTTTCGCGTGGCCCGGCCCCGGGCCATCCAAAACCCTCGATTCGGTGCAGTGTCGGAAGTGCATCGGTAGCGGGAGTAAGCCCGAGTTCCGAGAAAATCGCCTCGTCCTCTTCTGTCACGTTGCGCAGTGGCTTGAGGAGTTTTCCGGGTCCAAGCTTCACCTGGACCCAGGCCCCCTCGCCCAAGCCGCCGGTGGTATCGCTGACCATCACCTCGAGCAGGGCGACCCGCGCGAGGTCGCCTTGCACGTTCATGTAGGCGGTGAATTGCTTGTGCAGGCGGCGGATGGCGGAACGGCGGTCGGGAGGCAGCTTTGCATATGCCGTCGCGAAATCCACCATGGCCAAATTCGGGGCAAGCCTTTCCAGTTCCCGCCGATCTGGATCGTCGACCAGCGATGCCCAGAAGCCGTCGAACCAACCAGCCTCCACCAGTTCCAGCTTTAGAAGACGCGGCCCTGGCACGTCCTCACTACTCTCGTCCTGGTACACGAATCCATACCATCTCCCCTCCCCGGACAGCGTCATGATCTGCTCCTCACTTGTCGGTTCATCGCCATCGATCATTATTGAACTCCGTCTCTAAATGAAGTGCTGTCGGCAGGGGGCCGTCAATAAGGGGGGCTAGGAGCAGGCTCGGTCGCTCGTGGCGCGGGTCGGCCACCGGGTGCCGCCACGGCTCTACTGCGCCGCCGCCGCCCCTTGCCGGTTGCAGCCCATATCTTCATCATGTGACCGGGTCCGGACACTCGGCAGCCCGGCACAATTCCCGGGTCGCACCCCTTCGCAACTGAGCGTCCCCGGGCCGCGTACCGCCGCCCTGCGGAGCGCGGCCGAAACATCATCCAGGAGCAGACGGATGAAAACGACCAAGGCACTCCTGGCGGGCGCGGCGGTGGCGGCGTGCGCGCTGCTCTGGGCCGCCTGCACGCACGGCGCGCAGCTCGCCTCCGCCGGCACGGCGATCGATCCCGACGACATCGCGGGGGTGGTGACGGGGGCGAGCGGCCCCGAGGCGGGGGTGTGGGTGATCGCCGAGACCACGGACCTTCCGACGAAGTTCGCCAAGATCGTGGTGACCGACGACCAGGGGCGCTACCTGCTCCCCGACCTTCCGCCGGCGAGCTACGACGTCTGGGTGCGCGGGTACAGGCTGGTCGACTCACCCAGGCAGCGGGCCGCGCCCGGGACGACGCTGAACCTGCGGGCGAGCCCCGCCCCCAATGCGCGCGCCGCGGCGGAGTACTACCCGGCCGGGTACTGGTTCTCGCTGATCCGCGTTCCGGCCGAGAGCGAGTTTCCCGGCACCGGCCCGGAGGGGAACGGGATCAACCCCGCGTTCAAGAGCCAGGCGGAGTACGTGCGGATGCTCAAGAACGGCGCCTGCATGGGGTGCCACCAGATGGGGAGCAAAGGCACGCGCGAGCTGCACCCGGCGCTCGGCACCTTCGACTCGTCCGCCATGGCGTGGGAGCACCGGCTGCGGGCAGGCCAGGCGGGCGGGGCGATGATGGGGACGGTGGGCTACATGGGCGCTCCGCGCACGCTGCGGATGTTCGCCGACTGGACCGACCGGATCGCGGCGGGCGAGGTTCCGCCCGCGCCGCCCCGCCCGCAGGGGATCGAGCGGAACGTCGTCATCACCCTGTGGGACTGGGCCGACCCCAAGGCGTACCTGCACGACCTGGTTTCCACCGACCGCCGCAATCCCACCGTCAACGCCGGCGGCCCGGTGTACGCCGTGCTCGAAGCGAGCGCCGACTACCTGCCGGTGCTCGACCCGAACACCCATACGGCCACGCGGGTGCCGGTGACGCTCCGAGACCCGAACACCCCGCGCGCGGCGCCGCCCCAGGTGGCGGGCCCCTCGCCGTACTGGGGGACCGAGGCGATCTGGACCAGCCGGGCGAACGTGCACAACCCCATGCTCGACGAGAAGGGGCGCGTCTGGATCACCTCTACGGTGCGTCCGCCCCCCAACCCGGACTTCTGCAAGGCGGGGTCGAGCCATCCGTCTGCCCGGCTCTTCCCGCTCAACGCCTCGAACCGCCACGTGGCTGTGTACGACCCGGCGACGCGGGAGATGAAGCACGTCTCCACCTGCTTCGGCACGCACCACCTGATGTTCGCCGAGGACGCCGACCGCACCCTGTGGCTGAGCGGCGGCGGGCCGGTGATCGGGTGGGTGAACACCCGGCTGTGGGACCAGACGGGCGACGAGGAGCGGGCGCAGGGATGGACCGCGCTGGTCCTGGACAGCAACGGAAACGGCCGCCGCGACGAGTACGTAGAGCCGAACGCGCCCGTGGATCCCACGAAGGACAAGCGCATCGGCACCGGGCAGTACGGAGGCGGGGTGTACGCGCTGGCGCCGGCGCCGGACGGATCGGTGTGGGGAACCACGTTCGGCTTTCCCGGCGCGCTGATCCGGCTGAGCCCCGGCGCGAACCCGCCGCACACCGCGCTCACCGAGGTGTTCGAGGTGCCGTGGAACAACCCGGCCGTCGCCAACCAGGGCTTCTCGCCGCGCGGCGGCGACGTGGACCGCAACGGCGTGTACTGGGCCGCCCTGGCCAGCGGGCACATGGCCAGCTTCGACCGCCGCAAGTGCCGCGGCCCGCTGAACGGGCCCACCGCCACCGGTCAGCACTGCCCGGAGGGGTGGAGCTTCTACGCCGAGCCCCTCCCGCAGCTGGGCAACGTCACCAGCGCGGGGAGCGGCGAAGGGAGCTACTACACCTGGGTAGACCAGTTCAACACGCTGGGGCTGGGCGAGAACGTGCCCATCAACACCGGCAACCAGTCCGAGGGGCTCCTCGTCCTCAAGGACGGCAAGTGGGTGGTCCTGCGCGTTCCCTACCCGATGGGGTTCTACACCAAGTGGATGGACGGCCGCATCGACGACCCGGCCGCCGGCTGGAAGGGGCGCGGCCTCTGGGCCGCCATCAGCACCCGCGCCCCCTTCCACATGGAGGGCGGAAAGGGGGCCACCAGCAAGGCGATCCGCTTCCAGCTCCGGCCGGACCCCCTGGCCCGCTAGGCCGAAGGTCCGCGCCGATCGCGCCCCCGCTTCTCGTGACCAGGGCCTCGCCGGCGCACCGGCGAGGCCCTGGTTCATGAAGCGCCCGGTTTCAGCTGCACAGGACCGGGTACGACCGGTAGCCCCCGAGGTTGGGGTTCGGATCCCACTCCGGCGGTGCGGACGGATTCGGAGCGAGCGTCTCGAAGGTCGCGAGCAGCGTCTCCAGCGCGATCTGGATCTCCGCGCGCGCGATGCTCGCCCCCGGACAGCGATGCGCGCCGTGGCCGAACGCCAGGTGCGGGTTCGGCTGCCGCTCGCCCTTCAGCTCATGCGGCTCGGGGAAGCGGGCGGGATCGCGGTTGGCGGCCTCCAGGAACAGGATGACCCGCTGCCCCGTGCGGATCAGGTGGCCGGGACC
Coding sequences within it:
- a CDS encoding carboxypeptidase-like regulatory domain-containing protein, translated to MLGPHSLPGQTRDCRLAGRVTRPDGAPIASATLQATATEFGATARATPASDGRYCLALPRAGEYVLQVDAEGFVGRSLLVTIPDEGPAQTLDLQLTPATGASVQLDPVVAHAPPRAPQPTRRGAAPGSETTSRAAVSIGLFPGAPGDLASSAGVSGQYVPVAGGDLSIEGQPPTGNRTTLDGAGFDARDVPAEGLAAAGVFPHPYDVSRGQFTGGEIAGRTMGGTNVWGGAMRLAVETQWRASGDVPDAGRSAPPGQLFFSGGGGGPLLPGRLFVYGAAQADQRRVEPLGLDPAGPGSALPADSLARFRHIVERLGFGSSIGATAGHTRSASAIARLDYIPDGRHEAMLRLDARGRESSRAAGPAQGLLAQAREQSFGGGALVQLTSRLDRAENELSLRGSISGQRVPGAGAGPAGEVWITSGGSGGPWSGGQLAFGGEPLGLPAEERTVFEVGDRLVLMLRDGKHQLQVGGAWQTEQVWRASRANRLGTFTFASLGDLEAGRPVRFTRALGDRASEVTAGYMAAYAAHVWKPGPDLRVLAGVRGERYSFASPTRSWIGADSTFGMLPIPADSRWRMSPRAGFTWYRSGPTSTFSVLGGTGLFRGGAPTRLLAALLGGESGRTANLFCVGSAVPAPHWEEYIENPAAIPTECAGGAAGSPSPAMVSVTGFSADYSPPKVWHSSLGATWLHRPSGFGAELRFGYARGRAVALATDRNLASEPVFFLDTERGRPVFVAPVSIDPASGQLSPESSRRDPRFGVVREVNGRGASTSRTLGLVLHRLTGRGLTELHYTLTWARDQSTGFAGPAGGWATTAADPRMAEWAASDFEQRHAVQLSMVRYLRRWATGTVVWRFLSGTPFTPVVDGDINGDGLANDRAFVFDAGAGDPRLSADMAALLDRVPTATRSCLQRQAGRIAARNSCRTPWNSFLDLQLNLFPGGPRNKRVVLNVSGENVSSALDHLFHGPRGLRGWGQYPSADPVLLRSVRFDAEKREFRYQVNPGFGPDAGRWRGVPFSLRIQARVMVGADPATQALVAQAVLNQDRTDPDVLRADMLRSWRIVPADVLQHDLTHALGLAPAQIAALRAAADTVRAESERIAGALAEGVLDLGGSDAARVRSAAERQRELLREAQGVLDRGLTTTCSILTPEQWSRLPRRLRAEVRATLPMSAHSGVKLLPDF
- a CDS encoding carboxypeptidase-like regulatory domain-containing protein; translated protein: MKTTKALLAGAAVAACALLWAACTHGAQLASAGTAIDPDDIAGVVTGASGPEAGVWVIAETTDLPTKFAKIVVTDDQGRYLLPDLPPASYDVWVRGYRLVDSPRQRAAPGTTLNLRASPAPNARAAAEYYPAGYWFSLIRVPAESEFPGTGPEGNGINPAFKSQAEYVRMLKNGACMGCHQMGSKGTRELHPALGTFDSSAMAWEHRLRAGQAGGAMMGTVGYMGAPRTLRMFADWTDRIAAGEVPPAPPRPQGIERNVVITLWDWADPKAYLHDLVSTDRRNPTVNAGGPVYAVLEASADYLPVLDPNTHTATRVPVTLRDPNTPRAAPPQVAGPSPYWGTEAIWTSRANVHNPMLDEKGRVWITSTVRPPPNPDFCKAGSSHPSARLFPLNASNRHVAVYDPATREMKHVSTCFGTHHLMFAEDADRTLWLSGGGPVIGWVNTRLWDQTGDEERAQGWTALVLDSNGNGRRDEYVEPNAPVDPTKDKRIGTGQYGGGVYALAPAPDGSVWGTTFGFPGALIRLSPGANPPHTALTEVFEVPWNNPAVANQGFSPRGGDVDRNGVYWAALASGHMASFDRRKCRGPLNGPTATGQHCPEGWSFYAEPLPQLGNVTSAGSGEGSYYTWVDQFNTLGLGENVPINTGNQSEGLLVLKDGKWVVLRVPYPMGFYTKWMDGRIDDPAAGWKGRGLWAAISTRAPFHMEGGKGATSKAIRFQLRPDPLAR